A stretch of the Actinoalloteichus fjordicus genome encodes the following:
- the tgmB gene encoding ATP-grasp ribosomal peptide maturase, giving the protein MSVLILADERDPSADAMVCAFQERDTVVHRVDTAWFPGQLSVSAELTGGKWSGQLRTPYRTIDLDGITAAWFRSPKAYTFPNAMTAAERGFANLEAKYGLGGVLTSLPVLWINHPARLADAAYKPVQLALAQRCGLRVADTMITNDPMSVRQFAGRGTTVTKVLGSNSIVESGGRKLAYTRVLDAADLADLSGIETTTHLFQRWVSKSHEARIVVVGDKLTAVAIHTDSATGYVDWRTDYDNLRYELIEPPGDVATGVRRLMNDLGVVYGALDFVIGPEGWSFLEVNAGGQYGWLEDVVGAPITDQLADLLAKGTT; this is encoded by the coding sequence CTCGCGGACGAACGCGATCCGAGCGCGGATGCGATGGTGTGTGCCTTTCAGGAGCGGGACACCGTCGTGCATCGCGTCGATACCGCGTGGTTCCCCGGTCAGCTCAGCGTGTCGGCTGAGCTGACCGGCGGCAAGTGGTCGGGGCAGCTGCGCACCCCGTACCGCACGATCGACCTCGACGGCATCACCGCCGCGTGGTTCCGATCCCCGAAGGCGTACACGTTCCCGAACGCGATGACTGCAGCCGAACGTGGATTCGCCAATCTCGAAGCCAAGTACGGACTCGGTGGGGTGTTGACCTCGCTGCCGGTGTTGTGGATCAACCACCCGGCGCGGCTGGCCGACGCCGCCTACAAGCCCGTGCAGCTCGCGCTCGCCCAACGTTGCGGTCTGCGGGTCGCAGACACGATGATCACCAACGATCCCATGTCGGTCCGCCAGTTTGCCGGGCGCGGCACGACGGTCACGAAGGTGCTCGGCTCGAACTCAATTGTGGAGAGCGGCGGGCGCAAACTCGCCTACACGCGCGTGCTGGACGCCGCTGACCTGGCCGACCTGAGCGGCATCGAGACGACCACGCACCTGTTCCAACGGTGGGTGTCGAAATCGCACGAGGCGCGCATAGTCGTCGTGGGCGACAAACTGACCGCCGTCGCGATCCACACCGACAGCGCCACCGGCTACGTCGACTGGCGAACCGACTACGACAACCTGCGCTACGAGTTGATCGAGCCGCCCGGGGACGTGGCCACCGGAGTCCGCAGGCTGATGAACGACCTGGGCGTGGTCTACGGCGCGCTCGACTTCGTGATCGGCCCCGAAGGGTGGTCTTTCCTGGAGGTAAACGCCGGAGGACAGTACGGATGGCTGGAAGACGTCGTGGGCGCGCCGATCACCGACCAACTCGCCGACCTGCTCGCGAAGGGGACGACATGA